One Elusimicrobiota bacterium genomic region harbors:
- a CDS encoding site-2 protease family protein, whose product MLISLLGIAVTLGVAILVHEAGHFAACRYFKVKVERFAIGFGPKLVGISDKQGTEFVIRAIPLGGYVKMAGELVEDIKGEPDEYFSKPWWQRSIISFSGPFMNYVTAVIIFAGVYAL is encoded by the coding sequence ATGTTAATATCATTGTTAGGGATAGCAGTAACTTTAGGTGTGGCAATTCTTGTGCATGAAGCCGGGCATTTTGCAGCATGCCGGTATTTTAAGGTTAAAGTGGAACGGTTCGCAATTGGATTTGGCCCGAAGTTAGTTGGGATAAGCGATAAACAAGGGACTGAGTTTGTCATCCGCGCAATTCCGTTGGGTGGGTATGTAAAGATGGCAGGCGAACTTGTTGAGGATATTAAAGGTGAACCGGATGAATATTTTTCTAAACCCTGGTGGCAGCGTTCAATAATCTCATTTTCCGGGCCGTTCATGAATTATGTTACAGCAGTGATAATTTTTGCGGGGGTATACGCGCTT